One part of the Gossypium raimondii isolate GPD5lz chromosome 1, ASM2569854v1, whole genome shotgun sequence genome encodes these proteins:
- the LOC105774824 gene encoding uncharacterized protein LOC105774824 produces the protein MGVAVIGGGIKGLVSAYVLAKAGVDAVVYEKEEQLGGYAKTVNFDALDLDLGFLFLDPARYATLLNMFDCLGVDVETSDVSFSVSHDKGNNGYEWCSQYGFSNYFAQKKKLLNPFNWQSLREIIKFGNDVESYLGSLENNPDIDRTETLGQFINSKGYSENFQNTYLAPICGSMWSSSKEDVMSFSAFSILSFCRTHHLYQLFGQPQWLTIKGHSHFVKRVREVLETKGCQFKLGCEVQSVLPVDNDTTMVCGDGFQETYNGCIMAVDAPTALKLLGNQATFEETRVLGAFQYATSDIFLHQDSTLMPQNKSAWSALNFLNGSKNNAFLTYWLNALQNIGKTSEPFFVTVNPDHTPKNTLLKWSTGHAIPSVAASKASLELGQIQGKRGIWFCGYDFNQDELKAGMDAAHGILGKHSSVLDSPKNMSPSLPKNMSPSFMETTARLFVTKFFQQYISMGCVIFLEEGGRIFTFKGNMEKCPLKTVLKVHNPQFYWRIMKEADIGLADAYIHGDFSFLDENDGLLNLFRILVANKENSAASGSNKRRTWWSPALLTASISSAKYFVKHLLRQNTITQARRNISRHYDLSNELFSLYLGKMMQYSSGVFRTGEEHLDVAQRRKISSLIEKTRIEKWHEVLDIGCGWGSLAIETVKRTGCKYTGITLSEQQLEYAQEKVKEAGLEDNIKILLCDYRQLPKEHQFDRIISVEMVEHVGEEYIEEFYRCCDQLLKEDGLFVLQFISIPEELSKEIQQTAGFLKEYIFPGGTLLSLDRNLSAMAAATRFSVEHVENIGMSYYHTLRWWRKLFLENTSKVLALGFDEKFMRTWEYYFDYCAAGFKTGTLTDYQVVFSRAGNFGTLGDPYKGFRSAYSFMDD, from the exons ATGGGAGTGGCGGTGATCGGAGGTGGGATAAAAGGGTTGGTTTCGGCCTACGTACTGGCCAAAGCCGGCGTGGACGCGGTGGTTTACGAGAAAGAAGAACAATTAGGCGGCTATGCAAAGACTGTTAACTTCGACGCCCTTGATTTAGACCTTGGCTTCTTGTTTCTCGATCCA GCAAGATATGCCACACTGTTGAATATGTTCGACTGCCTTGGTGTTGATGTAGAAACATCCGATGTTTCATTCTCTGTAAGCCATGACAAAGGCAACAATGGCTATGAATGGTGCAGCCAATATGGATTTTCCAATTACTTTGCTCAAAAGAAGAAACTGTTGAACCCTTTCAATTGGCAAAGCCTCAGAGAGATCATCAAATTCGGCAATGATGTCGAAAG TTACCTTGGATCACTTGAGAACAACCCAGACATTGATCGTACTGAGACCTTGGGACAGTTTATAAACTCAAAGGGCTActctgaaaattttcaaaacacttATCTG GCTCCTATATGTGGTTCAATGTGGTCAAGCTCCAAGGAAGATGTTATGAGCTTTTCAGCTTTTTCCATCCTTTCATTTTGCCGTACTCATCATTTGTACCAG CTATTTGGGCAGCCACAGTGGTTGACTATCAAAGGGCACTCACATTTTGTTAAAAGG GTTAGGGAAGTGCTGGAGACTAAAGGTTGTCAATTTAAACTAGGTTGTGAAGTACAATCTGTTTTGCCTGTTGATAATG ATACCACCATGGTCTGTGGAGATGGTTTCCAAGAAACTTACAATGGATGCATAATGGCTGTCGATGCTCCCACTGCCCTAAAATTATTAGGAAACCAAGCAACATTTGAAGAAACAAGAGTACTGGGTGCTTTCCAATATGCTACCAG TGATATTTTCCTTCACCAGGACAGTACTTTAATGCCACAAAACAAATCAGCTTGGAGTGCATTGAATTTTCTCAATGGTAGCAAAAATAATGCATTCTTAACATACTGGCTCAATGCACTACAG AATATTGGGAAAACAAGTGAGCCATTTTTTGTGACTGTCAATCCAGACCATACCCCAAAGAATACCTTACTTAAGTGGTCAACCGGCCATGCAATTCCCTCTGTTGCTGCATCAAAAGCTTCACTTGAGCTTGGTCAGATTCAGGGAAAGAGAGGAATCTGGTTCTGTG GCTATGACTTCAATCAGGATGAACTAAAG GCTGGTATGGATGCTGCACATGGTATCTTGGGAAAGCATTCTTCTGTTTTGGACAGTCCAAAGAATATGTCACCATCTTTACCAAAGAATATGTCACCCTCTTTCATGGAAACAACGGCACGCCTCTTTGTTACTAAATTCTTTCAACAATATATATCTATGGGCTGCGTAAT TTTCTTAGAGGAAGGAGGCAGAATTTTCACTTTCAAAGGAAACATGGAAAAGTGTCCTCTTAAAACAGTTCTGAAAGTGCATAATCCTCAGTTTTACTGGAGG ATCATGAAAGAAGCTGATATAGGCCTTGCAGACGCATATATCCATggagatttttcttttcttgatgaAAATGATGGCCTTCTTAATCTTTTCCGG ATTCTTGTTGCCAATAAAGAGAACTCAGCTGCCTCAGGGTCGAATAAAAGAAG GACTTGGTGGTCACCTGCTCTGTTAACAGCTAGTATATCATCTGCAAAGTATTTTGTGAAGCATCTCTTGAGACAGAATACTATTACACAAGCTCGTAGGAACATTTCTCGTCATTATGATCTG AGTAATGAACTTTTCTCTCTATACTTGGGCAAAATGATGCAATACTCTTCTGGAGTCTTTAGG ACAGGAGAAGAACATTTGGACGTTGCACAGCGAAGAAAAATCAGTTCTCTAATTGAGAAA ACAAGGATAGAGAAATGGCATGAAGTTCTCGACATTGGGTGCGGTTGGGGAAGCTTAGCTATTGAAACTGTGAAAAGAACAGGATGCAAATATACTGGCATCACTCTATCAGAACAGCAACTGGAATATGCTCAAGAAAAAGTGAAGGAAGCTGGACTCGAG GATAACATCAAAATACTTCTCTGTGACTATCGCCAGTTACCTAAGGAACACCAATTTGACAGAATCATATCTGT AGAGATGGTAGAACATGTTGGTGAAGAATATATTGAGGAATTTTACAGATGCTGTGATCAATTACTGAAAGAAGATGGACTTTTCGTTCTACAG ttcatATCTATCCCAGAGGAGCTTTCCAAAGAAATCCAGCAAACAGCTGGTTTTCTTAAGGAATATATATTCCCTGGTGGAACCCTGCTTTCTTTGGATAGGAATTTATCAGCCATGGCTGCTGCAACAAGATTCAG TGTGGAGCATGTGGAAAACATAGGAATGAGTTATTACCACACACTGAGATGGTGGAGAAAACTTTTCCTGGAAAACACAAG CAAAGTTCTGGCTTTGGGGTTCGACGAGAAGTTCATGCGGACATGGGAATACTATTTTGATTACTGTGCTGCTGGTTTTAAGACAGGAACCCTTACAGATTACCAG GTTGTATTTTCGCGAGCTGGTAATTTCGGTACACTTGGAGATCCATACAAAGGTTTCCGTTCTGCATATTCCTTCATGGATGATTGA
- the LOC105774840 gene encoding uncharacterized protein LOC105774840 isoform X2 encodes MAGGRRRATEFPICAVEAYSEGLNFWKGSRGENKTFGPSRARIRRRQRTIAGQSKGRFRCQTREGAGAAHMVVAEACVRRLVARGGLRTGLQV; translated from the exons ATGGCCGGTGGCCGGCGTCGCGCGACGGAGTTCCCGATCTGCGCAGTTGAAGCATATTCAGAGGGCCTGAACTTTTGGAAGGGGAGTCGAGGAGAAAACAAGACCTTTGGCCCCTCTCGAGCCCGAATCCGACGACGGCAAAGGACCATCGCCGGCCAGTCCAAGGGCCGATTCAg GTGTCAGACGCGTGAAGGAGCGGGAGCGGCGCATATGGTGGTGGCAGAGGCATGCGTGAGGAGGCTGGTGGCTAGGGGTGGACTTAG AACAGGATTACAAGTTTGA
- the LOC105774840 gene encoding uncharacterized protein LOC105774840 isoform X1, giving the protein MAGGRRRATEFPICAVEAYSEGLNFWKGSRGENKTFGPSRARIRRRQRTIAGQSKGRFRCQTREGAGAAHMVVAEACVRRLVARGGLRITSLTSRRFGLGL; this is encoded by the exons ATGGCCGGTGGCCGGCGTCGCGCGACGGAGTTCCCGATCTGCGCAGTTGAAGCATATTCAGAGGGCCTGAACTTTTGGAAGGGGAGTCGAGGAGAAAACAAGACCTTTGGCCCCTCTCGAGCCCGAATCCGACGACGGCAAAGGACCATCGCCGGCCAGTCCAAGGGCCGATTCAg GTGTCAGACGCGTGAAGGAGCGGGAGCGGCGCATATGGTGGTGGCAGAGGCATGCGTGAGGAGGCTGGTGGCTAGGGGTGGACTTAG GATTACAAGTTTGACAAGTCGCAGATTTGGCCTAGGGCTCTAG